The Chryseobacterium indicum genome includes a window with the following:
- a CDS encoding helix-turn-helix domain-containing protein: MNNSVGFKIKKLREQKEMSQEDLAFQLEVSQSYLSKIENGSIEKLDFIFMQKVAEFFKVEPQYFLEGDTFINDIENNNGMLVNNFNNSNGIVNNVSEDLLKNVINNQQQISQLMEMQNKLIEKMLKEK, encoded by the coding sequence ATGAATAACAGTGTTGGCTTTAAAATAAAAAAACTTAGAGAACAGAAAGAAATGTCTCAGGAAGATCTGGCTTTTCAGCTTGAAGTTTCCCAAAGCTATCTCAGCAAAATTGAAAATGGGAGCATTGAAAAATTAGACTTTATTTTTATGCAGAAAGTGGCTGAGTTCTTTAAAGTAGAACCTCAGTATTTTTTGGAAGGAGATACGTTTATTAATGATATTGAAAATAATAATGGAATGTTGGTAAATAATTTTAATAATTCAAATGGTATTGTTAACAACGTTTCAGAAGATTTATTAAAAAATGTAATTAATAATCAGCAGCAGATCAGCCAACTTATGGAAATGCAGAATAAACTGATCGAAAAAATGCTGAAAGAAAAATAG
- a CDS encoding 3-oxoacyl-ACP synthase III family protein, producing MIKSTIKGIGFYVPDNVVTNDDLAKLMTTNDEWITERTGIKERRHRKNRNDSQETTAYLGFKASEKAIANAGLTAKDIDYIVFATLSPDYYFPGCGVLLQDMLGCDTIGALDVRNQCSGFVYATSVANAFIKSGTYKNILVVGAEVHSFGLDFSDEGRGVSVIFGDGAGAIVLSATEDENAGDILAFNMHSEGKFADELCTQFPGSKYGWSDRMRKEPENVTNKEVYPIMNGNFVFKNAVTRFPETMQEALDKAGKTIDDVDMFIPHQANLRIAQFVQQKFGLPDEKVFNNIQKYGNTTAASIPIALSEAIEQGKIKRGDLVLLSAFGSGFTWGSVLFEY from the coding sequence ATGATTAAAAGTACAATAAAAGGAATCGGATTTTATGTTCCAGATAACGTTGTTACCAATGATGATCTAGCAAAATTAATGACCACCAATGACGAATGGATCACGGAAAGGACAGGGATAAAAGAAAGAAGACACCGTAAAAACAGGAACGATTCTCAGGAAACGACGGCTTATTTAGGTTTCAAAGCTTCCGAAAAAGCGATCGCCAATGCGGGTTTAACGGCTAAAGATATAGATTATATTGTTTTTGCAACCCTTTCTCCGGATTACTATTTCCCGGGATGCGGTGTTCTGCTGCAGGATATGCTTGGCTGCGATACCATTGGTGCTTTGGACGTGAGAAACCAGTGTTCAGGTTTTGTATATGCAACGAGTGTGGCAAATGCTTTCATTAAATCCGGAACGTATAAAAATATTCTGGTGGTCGGTGCGGAAGTGCATTCTTTCGGGCTCGATTTTTCTGATGAAGGAAGAGGCGTTTCCGTTATTTTCGGCGATGGGGCAGGAGCGATTGTATTGTCGGCAACAGAAGATGAAAACGCAGGAGATATTTTAGCATTCAACATGCACTCTGAAGGAAAATTTGCAGATGAATTATGTACGCAGTTTCCGGGTTCTAAATACGGATGGAGCGACAGGATGAGAAAAGAACCTGAAAATGTAACGAACAAAGAAGTTTACCCGATCATGAACGGAAATTTCGTTTTTAAAAACGCAGTAACGAGATTCCCTGAAACCATGCAGGAAGCTTTGGATAAAGCAGGAAAAACAATTGACGATGTAGATATGTTTATTCCGCATCAGGCGAATTTAAGAATTGCCCAGTTTGTTCAGCAGAAGTTTGGACTTCCGGACGAAAAGGTTTTCAACAACATCCAGAAATACGGAAATACAACGGCAGCTTCTATTCCGATTGCTTTAAGCGAAGCGATTGAGCAGGGGAAAATAAAAAGAGGAGATTTGGTGCTTCTTTCAGCCTTTGGAAGTGGCTTCACCTGGGGAAGTGTTTTGTTCGAATATTAA
- a CDS encoding GLPGLI family protein, with amino-acid sequence MMRLLFLVLIFLGNILYSQELENSNIKCTYLTKFLIDTTDANSQKEEMTSLWIGKKSSIFKSDQKAIYDSLAKESTKNSIKNPINGRIIIDFSKIPKAYFNPEVFKSENKLEIYDKIFNATYAFEADQKIDWKLEDDTKIISTYKCRKAVGKYRNKNITAWYTEEVPVSEGPYTFKGLPGLVIEAYDDKDYFHFTLIKLKNISELIVPIRNIIETDYQKFSKKRADFQNDPVGVFFMATGRTLTKEQKEWVEKRHRKDNNHLD; translated from the coding sequence ATGATGAGATTATTATTTTTAGTTCTGATATTTTTAGGGAATATTTTATATTCTCAGGAATTGGAAAATTCAAATATTAAATGTACCTATTTGACTAAATTTTTAATAGACACAACAGATGCAAACAGTCAAAAAGAAGAAATGACGAGTCTGTGGATAGGTAAGAAATCTTCTATTTTCAAAAGCGATCAAAAGGCAATTTATGATTCTTTGGCGAAGGAATCAACGAAGAATAGTATCAAAAATCCAATAAACGGAAGAATTATTATTGATTTTTCTAAAATTCCAAAAGCTTATTTTAATCCGGAAGTATTTAAATCTGAAAATAAATTAGAGATTTACGATAAGATTTTTAATGCAACGTATGCTTTTGAAGCAGATCAAAAAATTGATTGGAAATTAGAAGATGATACTAAAATAATAAGTACTTATAAATGCAGAAAAGCAGTAGGAAAATATAGAAATAAAAATATTACCGCGTGGTATACGGAAGAAGTTCCTGTTTCTGAAGGACCTTATACTTTTAAAGGATTACCCGGATTGGTAATTGAAGCTTATGACGATAAAGACTATTTTCACTTTACCTTAATTAAACTTAAAAATATCAGTGAGTTGATAGTGCCTATCAGAAACATCATTGAAACAGATTATCAGAAGTTTTCTAAAAAAAGAGCAGATTTTCAAAATGATCCTGTAGGAGTTTTTTTTATGGCAACCGGAAGAACTTTAACCAAAGAACAAAAAGAATGGGTGGAAAAAAGACACAGAAAAGATAATAATCATCTGGATTAA